The Rhinolophus ferrumequinum isolate MPI-CBG mRhiFer1 chromosome 4, mRhiFer1_v1.p, whole genome shotgun sequence genome has a window encoding:
- the LOC117021448 gene encoding protein/nucleic acid deglycase DJ-1: MASKRALVILAKGAEEMETVIPVDVMRRAGIKVTVAGLAGKDPVQCSRDVVICPDASLEDAKKEGPYDVVVLPGGNLGAQNLSESAAVKEILKEQEKRKGLIAAICAGPTALLAHEIGYGSKVTTHPLAKDKMMNGSHYSYSENRVEQDGLIITSRGPGTSFEFALAIVTALSGKEVAQQVKAPLVLRD, from the coding sequence ATGGCTTCCAAAAGAGCTCTGGTCATCCTGGCTAAAGGAGCAGAGGAGATGGAGACCGTCATCCCTGTAGATGTCATGAGACGAGCTGGAATTAAGGTCACCGTTGCGGGTTTGGCTGGAAAAGACCCCGTACAATGTAGCCGAGATGTTGTCATTTGTCCTGATGCCAGTCTGGAAGATGCAAAAAAAGAGGGTCCTTATGATGTGGTGGTTCTGCCAGGAGGTAATTTGGGTGCACAGAATTTATCTGAGTCTGCTGCCGTGAAAGAGATACTTAAGGAgcaagagaagaggaagggcCTCATAGCTGCTATCTGTGCAGGTCCTACGGCTCTGTTGGCTCATGAAATAGGTTATGGAAGCAAAGTTACAACACACCCACTTGCGAAAGACAAAATGATGAATGGAAGTCATTACAGCTACTCGGAGAATCGCGTGGAGCAGGACGGCCTGATCATCACGAGCCGGGGGCCGGGGACCAGCTTCGAGTTTGCTCTCGCCATTGTCACGGCGCTGAGCGGCAAGGAGGTGGCCCAGCAGGTGAAGGCCCCGCTAGTCCTTAGAGACTAG